In one window of Astyanax mexicanus isolate ESR-SI-001 chromosome 18, AstMex3_surface, whole genome shotgun sequence DNA:
- the pdca gene encoding phosducin a, whose protein sequence is MSGSGDEEEEVPATHTGPKGVIHDWRKFKLESEDHESMTQKRRELLRQMSNPRPNVDDDPERVNRKMSVQEYEMIKEEDEQSLKKYRKQCMQEMHERLSFGPRFDSVLELESGEAFLEAIENEHHLTLVVVHIYDNSIKGCEALNNCLTCLAAEYCTVKFCRIQASVTGADEKFSDDVLPTVLVYKGGEMLGNFICVTKHLSEEFFATDVENFLNEYGLLPEKEFAACSDKEEEEHGVE, encoded by the exons GCCCTAAAGGAGTGATCCACGACTGGAGGAAATTTAAGCTAGAAAGTGAGGACCATGAAAGCATGACCCAGAAACGGAGGGAGCTCCTGAGACAGATGTCCAACCCCAGACCCAACGTTGATGATGATCCAGAGAGAGTTAACCGCAAG ATGAGCGTCCAGGAGTACGAGATGATCAAGGAGGAGGACGAGCAAAGTCTGAAGAAGTACCGCAAGCAGTGCATGCAGGAGATGCACGAGCGCCTGAGCTTCGGGCCCAGATTCGACAGCGTTTTGGAGCTGGAGAGCGGGGAAGCCTTCCTGGAGGCCATCGAGAACGAGCACCACCTGACGCTGGTCGTCGTGCACATCTACGACAACAGCATCAAGGGCTGCGAGGCTCTGAACAACTGCCTGACCTGCCTGGCTGCCGAATACTGCACCGTGAAGTTCTGCCGGATCCAGGCGTCTGTCACGGGGGCTGACGAGAAATTCTCAGACGACGTTTTGCCCACCGTACTGGTCTACAAGGGCGGGGAGATGCTGGGCAACTTCATCTGCGTCACGAAGCACCTCAGCGAGGAGTTCTTCGCCACGGATGTGGAGAACTTCCTGAACGAGTACGGCCTGCTGCCGGAGAAGGAGTTCGCCGCGTGCTCTGacaaagaggaggaggagcacgGGGTGGAATGA